A single genomic interval of Dehalococcoidia bacterium harbors:
- a CDS encoding 4Fe-4S binding protein, whose translation MVVVDETKCLGCGICTHFCPVDALQGYGIIEIDRGVCT comes from the coding sequence TTGGTCGTAGTAGACGAAACCAAGTGTCTGGGATGTGGAATATGCACCCATTTTTGCCCGGTAGACGCCCTGCAGGGCTATGGGATTATTGAAATCGACAGGGGTGTTTGTACGG